The Pseudomonas pergaminensis nucleotide sequence GTGATCTCCAGCCTGGGCAAGAACGCCGAGCGCGAGAAAGTCATCGACTTCTCCAAGGCTTACGCGCCGTTCTACCTGGCCGTGTTCGGCCCGCCTGAAGCCGCCATCAGCAGCACCGACGACCTCAAGGGCAAGACGATCAGCGTGACCCGTGGCGCCATCGAAGACATCGAGCTGACCGCCGTTGCGCCCAAGGAAGCCACGATCAAGCGTTTCGAAGATAACAACTCGACCATCGCCGCCTACCTGGCCGGCCAGGTTGACCTGATCGCCAGCGGCAATGTGGTGATGGTCGCGATCAGCGAACGCAACCCGAAACGGGTGCCGGCGCTGAAAGTGAAGCTCAAGGATTCGCCGGTGTACGTGGGCGTGAACAAGAACGAGCCGGCGCTGCTGGAGAAGGTCAACCAGATCCTGGTCGCGGCCAAGGCCGATGGCAGCCTGGAAAAGAACGCTATGCAATGGCTGAAAGAGCCGCTGCCCGCCGATCTGTGAAGCGACGGAGCTGACTCATGGCGTATCAATTTGACTTTGTACCGGTCCTGGCCAACACCGACCTGCTGTTGCGCGGCGCGCTGTTCACCCTTGAGCTGACCGCCATCGGCGCCATCCTCGGCGTGGCCCTGGGCACCGTCGGCGCCGTGGTGCGGGCGTGGAAGATCCAGCCGTTCGCCTGGTTCTTTGGCGTGTATGTCGAGTTGATCCGCAACACGCCATTCCTGGTGCAGTTGTTCTTCATCTTCTTCGGCCTGCCGTCCCTGGGGCTGAAGATCACCGAGTGGCAAGCTGCCGTGCTGGCGATGGTGATCAACCTGGGCGCCTACTCCACGGAGATCATCCGCGCCGGCATCCAGGCCATTCCACGCGGGCAGCTGGAAGCCGCCGCCGCGCTGGCCATGACGCGCTTCGAAGCCTTTCGCCACGTGGTGCTGCTACCGGCGCTGGGCAAGGTGTGGCCGGCCCTGAGCAGCCAGATCATCATCGTGATGCTCGGTTCGGCGGTGTGCTCGCAGATCGCCACCGAAGAGTTGAGCTTTGCCGCCAACTTTATCCAGTCGCGCAATTTCCGTGCATTCGAAACCTATGCCCTGACCACCCTGGTGTACCTGTGCATGGCGTTGATGATTCGCCAGTTGCTCAACTGGATTGGCCGCCGCTTCGTGATGAGGAACAGCCGATGAGTGATTTCTCCTTCTGGGACATCGTGCGCAACCTGGCCACTGGCCTGCAATGGACGCTGTTGCTTTCACTGGTGGCGTTTATCGGTGGCGGCGTGATCGGCTTGCTGGTGATGACGATGCGCATCAGTCGCAAAGCCTTCCCGCGCAATGTCGCCCGCACCTACATTGAGCTGTTCCAGGGCACGCCGCTGTTGATGCAGCTGTTCCTGGTGTTTTTCGGCATTGCCCTGCTCGGTGTGGACATCTCGCCCTGGCTGGCAGCCGCCATTGCCCTGACCCTGTTTACCAGCGCCTACCTCGCCGAAATCTGGCGCGGCTGCGTCGACTCCATCGCCCACGGGCAATGGGAAGCCTCGGCCAGCCTGGCGCTCAACCCGCTGGAGCAGCTGCGCTACGTGATCTTGCCCCAGGCGCTGCGCATTGCCGTGGCGCCGACGGTGGGCTTCTCGGTGCAAGTGATCAAAGGCACCGCCGTAACCTCGATCATCGGTTTCACCGAGTTGACCAAGACCGGCGGCATGCTCGCCAACGCCACCTTCGAGCCCTTCATGGTCTACGGCCTGGTGGCCCTTGGTTACTTTTTGCTCTGCTACCCCCTGTCCCTCAGTGCTCGCTACCTGGAAAGGAGACTGCATGCCTCTGCTTAGAATTTCCGCCCTGCATAAGTATTACGGCGATCACCATGTACTCAAGGGCATCGACCTGACCGTTGAAGAAGGCCAGGTGGTGGCGATCATCGGCCGCAGCGGTTCGGGCAAGTCCACCTTGCTGCGCACCCTCAACGGCCTGGAGTCCATCAACGACGGCGTGATCGAAGTCGATGGCGAATACCTCGACGCCGCACGCGCCGACTTGCGTAGCCTGCGGCAGAAAGTCGGCATGGTGTTCCAGCAGTTCAACCTGTTCCCGCACCTGACCGTCGGTGAAAACGTGATGCTCGCGCCGCAAGTGGTGCAGAAAGTGCCCAAGGCCAAGGCCGCCCAATTGGCCAGGCAAATGCTTGAGCGTGTGGGGCTGGGCGAGAAGTTCGACGCCTTCCCTGATCGCCTGTCCGGCGGCCAGCAACAGCGTGTGGCCATCGCACGCGCCCTGGCGATGTCGCCCAAGGTGTTGCTGTGCGATGAAATCACCTCGGCCCTCGACCCGGAGCTGGTCAACGAAGTGCTCAGCGTGGTGCGCCAACTGGCCAAGGACGGCATGACCCTGATCATGGTGACCCACGAAATGCGCTTCGCCCGGGAAGTCGGCGACAAGCTGGTGTTCATGCACCAGGGCAAGGTGCATGAAGTGGGCGACCCCAAGGTGCTGTTCGCCAACCCGCAAACCCCCGAGTTCGCCAATTTCATCGGCTCCGTGGAGCAGCCGGACTGACCAGCTCGAAACTGCCCTGCCCCTCCAGCACCGCTTGATTGCGAACATGCAGCGCATCAGCGGGCAGGTTGGTATCGATTTCTACCTGGGCGCTCAACCGCTGGCCAGCCCCTCGTGCCACCAGGACCTGGCCTGGCAATAACTGCCCGCTGGCGTTTTCGCCGGGCAAGTGTGCCTGCGTCCACTCGACCGCACGCCCATCCATCAGGGCATGCTTGAGGGTCAGGTTGAAGCGCCCCTGACGGCCGAACCGAAAACCTTGTCCATTGGCTGCGCCGGTAAATCGCAACGCGATGACCGAAGGCTCCTCGCACAGTACGTTCAGTTGCACCCTGCGTGTGCTGAGCGCTATTGAGGGAGTCTCAACCAGTGCCTCCCTGCGAATAACGCCATAATCGACGCGCGACTGGCTTACGGACACCCGGCAGTTTTGCGCCTGTGCTCCCTCGGCCATCCACACGATGCAGAGCAATGCGAAGCCCACGCTTTTCAACTTAACGGCCATGGCACACCGCCGAACTTGTCTCATAGAACCTGTCATTGTCGGCCTTCGACTCGGGGGTAAGGTTGAGCAGGCAAGAGGAAGAGTCCGGCATTAGGACCCGCAGTATTTGGGCGTCATTGGCGTCGTTGAGGAAAATCATGCCATCACCCACCACACTGGTCAGGAACCGATTGTTCTTGTCCAAAACCGAAGCGCCCTGAGGCAGCGGCCGCCCTTGTTGATCGCTGGCGCTCAGCAGCACACGGCGCACCGTCACGACCTCGAAAGCCACGTTATTGACGGAGCCCCGACCTGCCGCAAGCACTTGGGTGCCGTTCTTCAGGTCGACCCGTTTTGGCAATGACTGGGTCTGCACCTCAATGCGGCTGTTGGTGTAGGCGGGCAGATTGGCGAGCACCGCCTGCCCGGTGAAGTCGGTCCACACCGGACCTTGCGGGGTATCGACTTTTGCAGCGCCAATGTCACCCACCGAGACGATGCCAAACGTGTCCTGCACAGCATAAGGCGAGAAGGTCAAGCCACCCTGGTGCACCACCATTCCACCCTGCACCTGCCCTGAATAGGTGGTGCCCTGCGGATCACGACTGACACCCAGCCCGGCTCGGACATACCTTGGCAGCACGTCCACATTGGCTCGGATCGATTGCTCCCGATGGCTTAGATCGCGTTCGACACCCACCTCATAATTCACGTACTCATTGACCCGCTCACTGAATGCGCTACCTGCTCGTGACTGGCCCCCTTGGCGACTGATATAGCTGCTCACGCGCCGATCAGCCCCCAAGGGCACACGGACTTGCAGCCGCACGGACAGCTTATCTTCCTGAGCCGAATCGCGGCGCCGGTCTTCAAGCCGGGCATCACGGCGAGCCTGGGAGCCGCCCACCTGCGAGTCGCCGATCAGCGCAATGTCGGCATAGCGATATGACTTGTTCCACGCCGCAAACACATGCTCGGTCGTGTGCCCGTCGAATTGGGCGCTACGGGTGTAACCCACCGAAAAGCCCCCAAGTGTGGGGTCGACCCAGCTCATGCCCGCCGTATATTGGTTCTTGAAGCGAGAGTCCAGACCATCGGCGCTGGATGAGCGCCCGACTTCAAGCACCTCACGATAACCGCGGGTCTGAGTGGTTGCGCTCAGGCTGACCTCGATATCGGCAATCACCGGGCTGCTCATGGACACGCTGCTGCGTGAGCCGTAGCGCGCATCTCGACTGTCACGGGACAGGTTGTGACGCGCACCTACGGAGACGCGCTGGAAAAACACGCTGCTCAGCGTGCCGCCAGACGACCAGTATTCATCCGTGCTCAACAGACCAAAGCCCGCAGAGGAGTCACGTCCCAGTCCCCATGTGCCACTGCCCATGGCGACCACGGGCGACGGCCCGCTCTCGGATACGTTGCCCCGCACCTTGCCAAGGGAAAAGTAGTAACCGGGAGCCGCTGGAGCGGCGCCCGCGAATGATGCCGCCGGGACCACGAAACTGCGCTTGGCACCCCGCACATCGATGACGCTGACTTCCAGGTCGCTGGTGCCATTGAGCAAAGGCAGACCCGTCAGCCGGAAGGGGCCTTCAGGCACCAGCGTGCTGTGAATCAACACGCCGGACTGGCGCACTTCAATCCGCGATTGGCTCCGGGCCAAGCCCTCTACCACCGCATTGTTACTGCCCGCCGGCACCCGCGACTGGCCGTCCGGAGAAAACTGCACGCCCGACAGTTGGAGACCACCGAACAACGGGTTGTTAGTGGAGATCTGCCCTACCTGGAAAGTGGACTGCAGCGCAGCAATGTCGCGCTGGGCGTAGGCATAGAGGTGCTCAGTACGGGTGTCACCCTTGTCAGCGACATAGAACTGGTGACTGCGCACAATCCAGTCGCCCAAGTTGAAGCCTGCCTCGGTATAAGCCGACACGAACCGACTGGACCCACTGCGCGAATGGCTGTCAAAGCCCAGCACGTCATAGTTGAACAGGGCCGCCGTGCCGCCATGGGCGAAATGCCCAGCCTCCCATTGCGGCTCGCGAAACGACTGGGTCGGCACTACCAATGCCACCTCATCGACACCGGGCCGCAGTCGCACCATCGTCGTCGGGAACGCACCGAGGAAGTCGTGGCAGGCGTCATCGACGGTGGTGCCTTCACGGACGACTTCACGCGGCTGCACCAAACCGGCTTTTTCCAACAACCCTGGGGTGAAACACAACTGGCCTTCCGCGTCGAACCGCGCATCCACCAACCCGTGCGGATTGCCATTGACCCGTAGCCCCACCACCTGGGTGCCCTCGCGAAAACGCGCCGCAGTGCGAAAATAGTCCGAGACCTTGGGGTCGATACCGTAGGTGGTCAGTGCCGCGACGTCGAAACCCTCCCCCAACTCCAGCGCAGAGACCAGGCCGGGCAAACTCCACAGCGTCGCAAACCCCATGAGCAACGAGGGTCGGCGCGACCAGCAAGAAGCTGAAAGGCTTCTATTCGACAAGTTAGCCATGCGCCGATCAACTCCCTTCGGTAGTGATCGGGGCTCGGTAGCGGTCTACCGAAAAACCGTAGACCGTGGCCGGCTGTATCTCGACCTCGGCCAAGCCGCCCAGGCTGCCCTCAACCTGTGCCGTCAGCACCTCCCCCGGCAAAATGTAGGTACGCGGCAAAGTGGCCAAGGCTTTTTGGGGAAGTAGCTGCACATCCGGCGCCAGGCGCACCACATAAGCGCTGTCGTTATGAACGGTCAGACGTTCCCCCGACCGGCTCCACGTCAACAACTCCCAAGGCGAATCATGCCGAGGCAAGCCTTTGGGATGCAGGATCAGCGGCAGGTTCTGTCGAACA carries:
- a CDS encoding transporter substrate-binding domain-containing protein; translation: MTKRYSALLTALFASLMLSQAPAQANGLDDIIARGTLKVAVPQDFPPFGSVGPDMKPRGLDIDTAKLLADQLKVKLELTPVNSTNRIPFLTTGKVDLVISSLGKNAEREKVIDFSKAYAPFYLAVFGPPEAAISSTDDLKGKTISVTRGAIEDIELTAVAPKEATIKRFEDNNSTIAAYLAGQVDLIASGNVVMVAISERNPKRVPALKVKLKDSPVYVGVNKNEPALLEKVNQILVAAKADGSLEKNAMQWLKEPLPADL
- a CDS encoding amino acid ABC transporter permease; translated protein: MAYQFDFVPVLANTDLLLRGALFTLELTAIGAILGVALGTVGAVVRAWKIQPFAWFFGVYVELIRNTPFLVQLFFIFFGLPSLGLKITEWQAAVLAMVINLGAYSTEIIRAGIQAIPRGQLEAAAALAMTRFEAFRHVVLLPALGKVWPALSSQIIIVMLGSAVCSQIATEELSFAANFIQSRNFRAFETYALTTLVYLCMALMIRQLLNWIGRRFVMRNSR
- a CDS encoding amino acid ABC transporter permease; translation: MSDFSFWDIVRNLATGLQWTLLLSLVAFIGGGVIGLLVMTMRISRKAFPRNVARTYIELFQGTPLLMQLFLVFFGIALLGVDISPWLAAAIALTLFTSAYLAEIWRGCVDSIAHGQWEASASLALNPLEQLRYVILPQALRIAVAPTVGFSVQVIKGTAVTSIIGFTELTKTGGMLANATFEPFMVYGLVALGYFLLCYPLSLSARYLERRLHASA
- a CDS encoding amino acid ABC transporter ATP-binding protein, yielding MPLLRISALHKYYGDHHVLKGIDLTVEEGQVVAIIGRSGSGKSTLLRTLNGLESINDGVIEVDGEYLDAARADLRSLRQKVGMVFQQFNLFPHLTVGENVMLAPQVVQKVPKAKAAQLARQMLERVGLGEKFDAFPDRLSGGQQQRVAIARALAMSPKVLLCDEITSALDPELVNEVLSVVRQLAKDGMTLIMVTHEMRFAREVGDKLVFMHQGKVHEVGDPKVLFANPQTPEFANFIGSVEQPD
- a CDS encoding DUF1120 domain-containing protein, encoding MAVKLKSVGFALLCIVWMAEGAQAQNCRVSVSQSRVDYGVIRREALVETPSIALSTRRVQLNVLCEEPSVIALRFTGAANGQGFRFGRQGRFNLTLKHALMDGRAVEWTQAHLPGENASGQLLPGQVLVARGAGQRLSAQVEIDTNLPADALHVRNQAVLEGQGSFELVSPAAPRSR
- a CDS encoding fimbria/pilus outer membrane usher protein translates to MGFATLWSLPGLVSALELGEGFDVAALTTYGIDPKVSDYFRTAARFREGTQVVGLRVNGNPHGLVDARFDAEGQLCFTPGLLEKAGLVQPREVVREGTTVDDACHDFLGAFPTTMVRLRPGVDEVALVVPTQSFREPQWEAGHFAHGGTAALFNYDVLGFDSHSRSGSSRFVSAYTEAGFNLGDWIVRSHQFYVADKGDTRTEHLYAYAQRDIAALQSTFQVGQISTNNPLFGGLQLSGVQFSPDGQSRVPAGSNNAVVEGLARSQSRIEVRQSGVLIHSTLVPEGPFRLTGLPLLNGTSDLEVSVIDVRGAKRSFVVPAASFAGAAPAAPGYYFSLGKVRGNVSESGPSPVVAMGSGTWGLGRDSSAGFGLLSTDEYWSSGGTLSSVFFQRVSVGARHNLSRDSRDARYGSRSSVSMSSPVIADIEVSLSATTQTRGYREVLEVGRSSSADGLDSRFKNQYTAGMSWVDPTLGGFSVGYTRSAQFDGHTTEHVFAAWNKSYRYADIALIGDSQVGGSQARRDARLEDRRRDSAQEDKLSVRLQVRVPLGADRRVSSYISRQGGQSRAGSAFSERVNEYVNYEVGVERDLSHREQSIRANVDVLPRYVRAGLGVSRDPQGTTYSGQVQGGMVVHQGGLTFSPYAVQDTFGIVSVGDIGAAKVDTPQGPVWTDFTGQAVLANLPAYTNSRIEVQTQSLPKRVDLKNGTQVLAAGRGSVNNVAFEVVTVRRVLLSASDQQGRPLPQGASVLDKNNRFLTSVVGDGMIFLNDANDAQILRVLMPDSSSCLLNLTPESKADNDRFYETSSAVCHGR